A genomic stretch from Deltaproteobacteria bacterium includes:
- a CDS encoding TonB family protein yields CKKSRGSRSGGSSGGSSRVDPNLPERPSRTDITKGIGSVRGRVISCGDRHDFKGTATVKIKVGASGKVESASVNKGSGAFKSCVTSAVKNARFSKSQKGITVNYPFVFR; encoded by the coding sequence GCTGCAAGAAGAGCCGAGGGAGTCGGTCCGGCGGCAGTTCGGGCGGCAGCAGCCGCGTCGATCCGAACCTGCCCGAGCGGCCGTCCCGCACCGACATCACGAAGGGAATCGGCAGCGTTCGCGGGCGCGTGATCTCCTGCGGCGATCGGCACGACTTCAAGGGCACGGCGACGGTCAAGATCAAGGTCGGCGCCTCCGGCAAGGTCGAGTCCGCGTCGGTCAACAAGGGCAGCGGTGCGTTCAAATCGTGCGTGACGTCGGCGGTCAAGAACGCACGGTTCAGCAAGTCTCAAAAAGGCATTACCGTCAACTATCCGTTCGTGTTCCGGTAG